In a genomic window of Sarcophilus harrisii chromosome 4, mSarHar1.11, whole genome shotgun sequence:
- the LOC100931772 gene encoding protein FAM170A-like: MKRQREEEWPDLEPNSQGSQNSNGVLRAEDLVQPGPSGESRAERQEEREASSGSLYSPLSSSSSSYHSCVSSLSDSEDYPFSFSYFHVETITAENIAWDPDTKLESIPKRSRIYSTEAWQGSTLDSSPQNVSSLGLLIGKEATLEKNNQELMEEKAGTSRDTEKRPELPDWTNPSEDAYCCLTCFRIFSTHGALEAHRHHEVREGFGCSIFHHPIQDRRITLQNGGQNEDLRRLYQEFQPEHQEDHA, encoded by the exons ATGAAGCGTCAACGTGAAGAGGAGTGGCCTGATCTTGAGCCTAATAGCCAAGGCTCACAGAATTCAAACG gGGTCCTGAGAGCAGAAGATCTGGTCCAGCCTGGGCCCAGCGGGGAAAGCAGGGCTGAGaggcaagaggaaagagaagcttcTTCTGGATCACTTTATTCTccactttcctcttcctcctcttcttacCATTCCTGTGTCTCCTCACTCTCTGACAGTGAAGattatccattcagtttcagctACTTCCATGTAGAAACAATCACAGCTGAGAACATTGCATGGGATCCTGATACCAAATTGGAATCAATTCCAAAGAGGTCTAGGATATACAGCACGGAAGCATGGCAGGGGAGTACACTAGATTCTTCTCCACAGAATGTATCCTCCTTGGGCTTACTCATTGGCAAAGAGGCaactttggaaaaaaacaacCAGGAATTAATGGAGGAAAAGGCAGGAACCTCAAGGGACACTGAAAAAAGACCAGAACTTCCTGACTGGACTAACCCTTCAGAAGATGCCTACTGCTGTCTGACTTGCTTTAGGATTTTCTCTACCCATGGAGCTCTGGAAGCACATAGACATCATGAGGTCAGAGAAGGTTTTGGCTGCAGTATATTTCATCACCCAATACAAGACAGGAGAATTACCCTGCAAAATGGAGGCCAGAATGAAGATCTTAGGAGACTGTACCAGGAATTTCAACCAGAGCATCAGGAAGATCATGCTTAA